AGAATCCAGCGAGTCAGGACTTTAATacagctctgtctctctcttctcctGGACCTCACGCTGTTCTGATCACCCTCAATCTGGAAGATCTACAATCTGAACAGTGTGATCTTCTCCAACAAGTCCAGGAGCTGCTGGGAGCACAGGTTCTGCAGTACTGCATCGTTCTTCTGCTCCAGAAGGACCCGCAGAATCCTGACAGAAACACAGAGAGAGTTGGAGAAATCATCGACGCATGTCGAGGCCGATTTCACAACGTCACCGACTCTGAACCAAAACTTGCTCAAACTACAGCTCTTCTAGAGGAAATACACAAGTTAGTTTGGCTCAATAGAGAAACATTTTACTCAACATTGAACGAGACGCATGAGTTAGAAACAGAAAGGCTAGAGCTTTTGAAAAGACTGCGAGAAATCGAGACAAGACTTGAAGATGATGCCAGTCAAGATGTAAATGAAGAAAATCCTTGATATTGAGGGGTTACTTTCGGCTACAACATACTGTAGTTTGCGCTGCCCAAACCTTTAATAACAGCTCTTCTGGCTAATGACGTTAGGCTAAAATATTCAAaagtaataaacaaaaatatcagTGTTCTCAAACCTGCCATGCATCCTCAGGTCAGTGTGGCAATGACAGTACAATACTTAGTTTCAATATAGTCTTTGATTCAAACTTCAGAATCACAATCAGTGCTAGATTTGGTAAGTTTGATACATTTTTGGCTGAAAATGTTTTAGTAAGAATGTATGTAGACAATTATTTCTGTTTGttgctgtgtatttttatattagtgcatataaatgaaaaaaatatcttggttactgtcgtaacctctgttccctgatggagggaacgagacgttgtgtcgatgaagtgacactaggggtcgctcctgggagccccagagatctctgatctttgagaaaaggccaatgagaattggcgagtggaatttgcatgccactcccccggaaatatgggtataaaaggagctggaatgcaaccactcattcaggttttgtactgaggagccgagataaggtcccggcccaTTCAACGGATAGTTCGATgttgtggcaggaaggacacaacgtctcgttccctccatcagggaacggaggttacgatagTAACCGAGACGGTCCCCTTCTGTcacacactcgacgttgtgtcgatgaagtgacactaggggtccctatacaaaatgccacgactactgaactgtgttacgtggactagcgaggcgagacgggcagacctctgtgtgcctcgtagccagcgcacccagccatcacgtaacctcccccaacgctcttgtgGGCGtcaaacggtcccctgcacctcagggaGTGCACAAAAAAATGAGGACCGGCCGGCCGGCCCAACCAcgaccttttctctttttttttcctccccaaaaggaacaaaatcgttcagctgggggccatataaggTCCATGTTGGGGGGTGTACCTCCAaagaggacaccgcggagaccacaccccacccagagagggggggcttttaagtggaaatacgtcacatggtcttaccgagtctagtcggaagcacgtcatgtggaagggtcccgtggtaggtcctacccgaggggggaggagtttctacagacacGGTGACCCAGGGCAGAGGGgcgtctgcccaaggaagatgcggtttaccaatggggaaaccactttgcggaaaatacatcacatggggttaccaatggggtaaccagtgcatgtggagcacctaacccagtacagggcctaattagcacacgtactgggccggcggcgagtttctccgaaaactggttagccacagggctaaggaggaaggacatccagggtccacacttTTGTGAACGCGACTGGGAGAAAGAGTGCACGTCTTCGCcttaagggaggggaaaggcgctatgcgcaagcggtacacccggccggctgtcccgagacttacctgtttgaacctgacaacacacgggacgaaaccggctcaacccggaggttgtagaacctcgcaaaggtgttaggtgttgcccagcccgctgctctacaaatgtctgctagagaggcgccgttggtcagagcccaggaggctgctacacccctggtagagtgggcacGCAGCCTCTTATATGTTatatgacctcttatatgtcaaaagatcaaggaaaatttgcttcctcatgtcatgacccctttaaagtgtaaaaataaaattgcttgCAGATATTGTCTAATACTAAAACTATTACAACTTCATCTTAACACATGCAGAAAAGTGCAAACAGTGCAATTATTGcagttttttaatgttaatgagAAATGTCCAATATAATGCTAAATTGCTTAATCTATTAACCCCAGAAATCACACACATTTTCCATTTAATTAAAGTATTAGTATTGGTCCTTGTATTAGTTGTATTGGCCTTTGTAGTAGCTAAATTAAAAAGAAGTGGTATCACTTATCTCTAGAAACCCAAGATGTTTATTTTGTGGTTGTGAGTTTTAGTTTTAGGATGTAAAGCTTGCGAATATTGTAAAAGGGTTCAAAGTACATTGTATTATCATTCAGCAGTGTATAAGAGAGAACTTTTACCTAAGGTGAGGCATATCTACAACACGGGACAACACGAGTgcttgcaaaaaacaaaagaaaaacaggcCGTTTCCAGTTGTTCAAGTAGTGgtaaattaaatacataaataaatacaatataatggGAGGAAATGTGGAATTAGTagctgtaagggggttcagtggaaaggaggaggtgagaaccggcttaataatataaataataatttaataaacaatttaaacaaaacacacaaccaaaaacacacagtacagctgcctgcaattctctctctctcgaactgtcgtccccggccgcctttatccctcgcgcgccccatcaggctgattggggaccgggtgtgtctcattccagcccggccccgccctcctcggctctacagtagcACAAAACACTTCTTGAATTAAGCAATGTGCACATGAGTATTAAAGTATATGTGCTGCAGGTTGTGACTAAACACAACGTAGCGAAACGTAGCAAAATGAATGGATTTTcgaacaaaaacacataagtgTGGACGTGGTCTAAGATAACATTAAGATGTTTTTGCTTTATTCTTCAGGTTGTAAGATGAAGTTAACCAGGACAAAACCAAAATGGATCATCACACTGATTCTTGCATTTCACATCACATCTGTACAACTAGGTGTCGTATCTGCTCTCCTCTACTGTTACTGCAACCAAAAATTTTATTTGATCATGTAATTGAATTATGTACGTTTATGGATACATTTCATGCACAAaccaaatattttaatgtttacatatcATTGATTTTATGTATTCTTATCTATATTAAAGTTAGCATGTAAATGCATGAGTCACACTGTTGGTTTCACTTTCTCTTACAGCTTCTCATGATGCAGATGTGAGAATCCTGATCTTTGGAGTCAAAAGTGACTCCAGATTCAGAGCTGCAGATATTCTGTTAGGAAGGAAAGTCAGCAGACAGATGATGAAGAGTGAAGTCATGACAGATGAGGGTCGTGTAATGATGCTGATCACTGGACCAAACCTCTGTGAGAAGAATCCAGCGAGTCAGGACTTTAATacagctctgtctctctcttctcctGGACCTCACGCTGTTCTGATCACCCTCGGTCTGGAAGATCTACAATCTGAACAGTGTGATCTTCTCCAACAAGTCCAGGAGCTGCTGGGAGCACAGGTTCTGCAGTACTGCATCGTTCTTCTGCTCCAGAAGGACCCGCAGAAACCTGACAGAAACACAGAGAGAGTTGGAGAAATCATCGACGCATGTCGAGGCCGATTTCACATCGTCACCAACTCTGAACCAAAACCTGCTCAAACTACAGCTCTTCTAGAGGAAATACACAAGTTAGTTTGGCTCAATAGAGAAACATTTTACTCAACATTGAACGAGACGCATGAGTTAGAAACAGAAAGGCTAGAGCTTTTGAAAAGACTGCGAGAAATCGAGACAAGACTTGAAGATGATGCCAGTCAAGATGTAAATGAAGAAAATCTTCGCTCATCTGTGATATATGACAATTTAGAAGGCGTATTTGGAATTTTGCAATGGATTTTCCTCATTTCAACAGCAGCTCTTGTTATTTTCACTAAAGTGATGGACAGAGATGTGAAATACGTGGCAGGATTTGCAGCAGTTCttgttttaatagtaattttaacaaatactcTGAGTCCAGATGTCGCTATACCGCTAAATTTGGCCTTGTGCTCATCGTTAGCGACTCTTCTAAGCAATGAACTAAATGAAGGGTTCATGACGTCCGGCAGATCATTTCCAATCATCATgaaactatttttcttttttctacttCCAGGCACTGTAGTGGTTTTTTTTGTGATCATGGGATTAGCATTAGCCTTTGGAACAATTATTAGCATTAGGACGTGGTCGGACGTGCTCGTAGCATGCCAAGCCGCTCCTGGGATCACAATCGGAGCTTTTGCGTTCTTATTTTTCACTACTGGAAACAATAAAATACCGAAATGCACAGAAATAAATAGCTGTGACATTTCACTCTTAGCGCTCACATCATTTGTGTGTTGTATAGTCGGTGCGACACTCTCAATGGGTTGCGTGACTGTGTTT
This genomic window from Myxocyprinus asiaticus isolate MX2 ecotype Aquarium Trade chromosome 48, UBuf_Myxa_2, whole genome shotgun sequence contains:
- the LOC127437113 gene encoding uncharacterized protein LOC127437113 isoform X4, producing the protein MKLTRTKPKWIITLILAFHITSVQLASHDADVRILIFGVKSDSRFRAADILLGRKVSRQMMKSEVMTDEGRVMMLITGPNLCEKNPASQDFNTALSLSSPGPHAVLITLGLEDLQSEQCDLLQQVQELLGAQVLQYCIVLLLQKDPQKPDRNTERVGEIIDACRGRFHIVTNSEPKPAQTTALLEEIHKLVWLNRETFYSTLNETHELETERLELLKRLREIETRLEDDASQDVNEENLRSSVIYDNLEGVFGILQWIFLISTAALVIFTKVMDRDVKYVAGFAAVLVLIVILTNTLSPDVAIPLNLALCSSLATLLSNELNEGFMTSGRSFPIIMKLFFFFLLPGTVVVFFVIMGLALAFGTIISIRTWSDVLVACQAAPGITIGAFAFLFFTTGNNKIPKCTEINSCDISLLALTSFVCCIVGATLSMGCVTVFALLGVKMTIILLILAFTIAYFHFNKKTVQGVICLTVLIPFFSCCCVFIGSVILILVTLVSFLKLLIYNLLSSYLFYVALMLGSFLVIKECRLHQINQE
- the LOC127437113 gene encoding uncharacterized protein LOC127437113 isoform X2; translated protein: MDHHTDSCISHHICTTRCRICSPLLLLQPKILFDHVIELSSHDADVRILIFGVKSDSRFRAADILLGRKVSRQMMKSEVMTDEGRVMMLITGPNLCEKNPASQDFNTALSLSSPGPHAVLITLGLEDLQSEQCDLLQQVQELLGAQVLQYCIVLLLQKDPQKPDRNTERVGEIIDACRGRFHIVTNSEPKPAQTTALLEEIHKLVWLNRETFYSTLNETHELETERLELLKRLREIETRLEDDASQDVNEENLRSSVIYDNLEGVFGILQWIFLISTAALVIFTKVMDRDVKYVAGFAAVLVLIVILTNTLSPDVAIPLNLALCSSLATLLSNELNEGFMTSGRSFPIIMKLFFFFLLPGTVVVFFVIMGLALAFGTIISIRTWSDVLVACQAAPGITIGAFAFLFFTTGNNKIPKCTEINSCDISLLALTSFVCCIVGATLSMGCVTVFALLGVKMTIILLILAFTIAYFHFNKKTVQGVICLTVLIPFFSCCCVFIGSVILILVTLVSFLKLLIYNLLSSYLFYVALMLGSFLVIKECRLHQINQE
- the LOC127437113 gene encoding uncharacterized protein LOC127437113 isoform X3 encodes the protein MFLLYSSGCKMKLTRTKPKWIITLILAFHITSVQLASHDADVRILIFGVKSDSRFRAADILLGRKVSRQMMKSEVMTDEGRVMMLITGPNLCEKNPASQDFNTALSLSSPGPHAVLITLGLEDLQSEQCDLLQQVQELLGAQVLQYCIVLLLQKDPQKPDRNTERVGEIIDACRGRFHIVTNSEPKPAQTTALLEEIHKLVWLNRETFYSTLNETHELETERLELLKRLREIETRLEDDASQDVNEENLRSSVIYDNLEGVFGILQWIFLISTAALVIFTKVMDRDVKYVAGFAAVLVLIVILTNTLSPDVAIPLNLALCSSLATLLSNELNEGFMTSGRSFPIIMKLFFFFLLPGTVVVFFVIMGLALAFGTIISIRTWSDVLVACQAAPGITIGAFAFLFFTTGNNKIPKCTEINSCDISLLALTSFVCCIVGATLSMGCVTVFALLGVKMTIILLILAFTIAYFHFNKKTVQGVICLTVLIPFFSCCCVFIGSVILILVTLVSFLKLLIYNLLSSYLFYVALMLGSFLVIKECRLHQINQE
- the LOC127437113 gene encoding uncharacterized protein LOC127437113 isoform X1; amino-acid sequence: MKLTATKPNWILTLIFAFYIRVLQIEGCKMKLTRTKPKWIITLILAFHITSVQLASHDADVRILIFGVKSDSRFRAADILLGRKVSRQMMKSEVMTDEGRVMMLITGPNLCEKNPASQDFNTALSLSSPGPHAVLITLGLEDLQSEQCDLLQQVQELLGAQVLQYCIVLLLQKDPQKPDRNTERVGEIIDACRGRFHIVTNSEPKPAQTTALLEEIHKLVWLNRETFYSTLNETHELETERLELLKRLREIETRLEDDASQDVNEENLRSSVIYDNLEGVFGILQWIFLISTAALVIFTKVMDRDVKYVAGFAAVLVLIVILTNTLSPDVAIPLNLALCSSLATLLSNELNEGFMTSGRSFPIIMKLFFFFLLPGTVVVFFVIMGLALAFGTIISIRTWSDVLVACQAAPGITIGAFAFLFFTTGNNKIPKCTEINSCDISLLALTSFVCCIVGATLSMGCVTVFALLGVKMTIILLILAFTIAYFHFNKKTVQGVICLTVLIPFFSCCCVFIGSVILILVTLVSFLKLLIYNLLSSYLFYVALMLGSFLVIKECRLHQINQE